ATCttagattccatagaagaatgcttatcaaaaggggaaaaattcagaacagaatttaaaattctcatggactttagACTTTCTGGGGCCACGGAGGGTGGATGAAATCCTGAAACTATCggcctgagaaaatctttaaacctcaaaccaaaaatatcccctaaagtcatcttaaaaccaaacaatagtttatctAACCTAGTAAAAAATgtatgccttgagcattatgctcttttaagaattatgtatatgggatcaaagtgaaatagcaactgaaaagattagataggaaccttaaggggcagtgagtttatgttaatgagggaggaacagctcagaaaatgGGGGTGAGAATGATCGCACAACtcaaagagtgtaatcaatgtcactaaattgcacatgtagaaactgttgaattggtgtatattttgctgtgtatattctcaacaacagcaacgaaataaataaaacttaggaAGAAAAAAGATAGATTGAAAAGAATACACAAAATCTCCTCAATAAAGCTTTATCAGTGTGGAGGTAGATTCacagtgaaaaatgtaaccatgCTCTATTCAGCATTTAAGTGCTTTCCAAAGTGGGAGCTAAAATTTCTTCTCATTGAAAATGTCATATATGGAAGACCaaaaacatttataattttaGGTAGGATAAGATTTATACAAAGATCATTCCAGATTTGTTACATTTATAGAGGATTGAACTGTTGAAGGACTGTAACCTTTTAAGAATAAATAAGAACATTTGAAAACTATTCCCTGAAGGGATTTGACATTAGAAGAGGTGTAGTTATGGTAATTAGCTCAGTGGGGTCAGAGTTTCTCCCCTAATTTTTCCTTTCTGGAAGATTTTTTCAAGTCATTTGAAATAATATTATAAATAAGTTAATGGCacaattattttgtttgtttcaatcAAACCCCTACTCTGagaagcacacacacatgcatcaaTTTAATGGAAAATTAAACAGGTGTAAATTCTTTGGACAAGGTAATTTTACCAGAAATTTGCCTAACTACATCACAGTTTTATAACGACTGTCTGAATTGCAAAGTTTGGAGGGTTtaggtcatttaaaaaataaatttaggattatagttaagaaaataaaacaaacatatcACATATTTTACATAATTCATTCATAATTAGTATAAAAATTTCCCCTGTATCAGAAAGGGCAATAGATCTCTCAGGACAATAGCCCAACCTGGCCCTAATAATTTCTATCTTTAATTTCCGACATAATCTGTAAGTCATTTCCAAGGGTAAGCAAACTTATTCTCTACATATTTTAGGAAGATTAGCACATATTTCAATCAGTTACAAGACGGAGGAGTGGCAAAGAAGTAAAATACCCTTTATATTCACAATGGAAGAGTAAGGGTGGTATAGCTAAAATAATGAATGACTTTGTTAGTGTCTACTACATGGCAGGCACTATATACAAATAGTATTTACACACTCTGAAAGGTTGGTATTATTTCCTTgttttaccaaaaataaaaactaaaacgataTGATTTTTAAATAATGTGCCAGCTAGCCACAGTTAATGAGAGGCAGAACAAGAATTGGCAATGAGGTCTGCTTGGCGAAGCCAGGGATCATTCCTTTACATATGGTacagagacaaaatcaaaagtgGACAGATAAAGTCCAAAGACCCCCGGATACCTGAGAAACAAACATCTAAGAAGGGGCCATAGCATGGATCATTGATACTTAAATTATTAGACTTTGACCTACGTAAGCAAACCAATTAGCCATGTAGAGGAAGACATTTTATTCACACACAAGGATAGACCATTATAGTCTTCTTTACTGTGAATATGGAAGTCCTGTCTACACTCACttggtctcctttgtggtttTCAGGGTAGATAACAAGAAATTCTTAGAGTCTTTACCCTTTATCTCTCAATTTCTCTAAAACTTTCCTGAGTGCGGCCATAACTTCCTTATTCCTCAAGCTGTAGATCAAGGGGTTCAACATAGGGGTCACCACTGCATAGAACAGGGCCACCATCTTCTCCCCTTCTACCGAGGAGGCAGACCGCGGCCCCAGGTAAGTGAAGATAGTAGCTCCAAAGCACATGGAGACCACAGTGAGGTGGGAGGTGCAGGTCCCGAAGACTTTGCTCCTTCCCGGTGCTGAGCGAATACGCACGATGGCAGCCACTATGCGAGCATAGGAGAACAGGACCAGGAAGCAGGGAAGCATGATCACCAGGAAGCCAGAGACGGCCACCATGACCTTGTTGAAGGAGATGTCCACACAGGATAGCCGAAGCACTGCCAGGGTCTCACAGGCAAAGTGATTAATAATATTATGACACAGTGGAAGCCGGAATGTGATGATGGCTTCCATCAGCGAGTTCATGAAGCCAGCTGCTAGGCAGCCGGTGGCCAGCCCCAGGCACAGCCATCCATGCATGATGACTGTGTAGTGCAGGGGGTGACACACAGCCATGTAGCGGTCGTAGGCCATGGCTCCCAGCAGGAAGAATTCGGACCCACCAAATGCCAGGGATGTGTAGAGCTGGAACACACAGCGGTGGAACGGGATGGACTTGTGGGCTGAGAGCAAGTGAGCCAGCAGCTGTGGGGCAATGCTGTTTGAGTAACAAAGATCCACAAAGGACAGAACActgagaaagaagtacatgggggtatGAAGCCTGCTGTCAAGTCTGATAAGGAGGAGAATGAGGACATTTCCCAAAATAGTCACCAAGTACATGGCCAGGAACAGGACAAAGAGGGAGACCTGGGTGCCCCAGTCACTGGACAGCCCCAGCAAGAAGAACTCACTCATCCAtgtctgatttttattttctctgcccATGAGCTTCTGAGGaccaaactaaaaaagaaaaagaaacaccaaaactattgctgtcgagttgattttgactcaagcAACTctccaggacagagtggaactgccccacagagttttcaaggagtggttggtagatttgaactgccgatcttttggttagcagctgagctcttaaccactgagaggACCAAACTAAAGATGTGGAAATAACAAATTATAGGAAATCAAGATATAGGCCATatggagtacttttttttttttctttttacccatTAAATACTTAAAATTCCTCTAGAACATCTCAGCCAAATCAGGATCCAAACTCTACTTGAACACATTTGTGGGATGAGGAACACCACGGCACCCAGTACTGCAGCTAGAAATCAGGAGAAAAGAAGTTACGTTCTTGAAATTCAGTTTACTGGAACACAATTTCTTCTCCTAAATATCTGCCCTTAAGTGGGGAAAGGAAACTGAATGAAGTGTAGAAGTTTAAAACTCATCTTGATTTAGTGGTTATTATAGGAGGTAATTCCTATCTTTCTGCTGAGCAAGTTGCTGGTCTTTtcttaattaaataaaataaaaatatctggaCGATACCTTCCTGAATGATATTTGGTACCAATAATCTTCTTTTTGTTTACTGGGTGTTCCTCTCTAGATATCTCAGGTACCACCCTGCTACCCACCTCAGTGAAATGCATCCAATGAAACCCTGAGTGTTTTTAAATAGTCTTATACTTTCCATTACTAAATGATTTTTAGTAGTTTATTTGCTTTAACTTGCCCTTCTCCTTTGAGAGCATCAGGTAGGAAGCTTCCTCTCTACCTACCTCACACCAGTGGCCCAGCTGGGCAAGATCAGTCCAAGATGGCCAACCACAAGGATCAGCTGTATTGAGGGAAGATACACATAGCTGTTAAAATTCACCCCTTATTCCTGCCTTCAGGAGAATTTAATGAAGTGTTTAATGTCATCTGGTTGTTACTTAATAATAACAGTTTTCTTAGGGAAGGAGCAGCTCACGCACTTTCCAATATAATATGAAGCATTCCTCACCAGTGAGGATGGAAGGGCCTGGGGTCATACCTTAGTTACAGAACGTGGTGACATCCATAGTCATAGATTTTtgacccaagaaaaaaaaattcttttatgtttGTTCACTTAGGGAAGGGAAGTGACCCGTAATCAAAGGATGTAGATGAGGGTCTGAGATCTTGGAGGGAACACTCTGACAGTGCAGCCTTGACAGCATAATACacgtgtgcaagtgtgtgtgtgtgataatgCAAATGTTGCCAGAATCAATAGTTTATTCTGGTTAATGCTTTGTGACAAGACTTACACAACTCTATAAATCACGAATAAAACCTAGAAATATACAAAAGTGATATGAATAACCTTCAATAAGTGTTCTTCTGTAACCTGTCCTTGAAAGAAATCCTCGTGATTGGTCCTACATTGTCTGTAAAATTTATCCGAATAACCTCTCTTCAGTCCTGCCTGTCAAGAGCTTAAACACGACGGTGCTGCGGCACTCTGCCAGGTTTATCAGCAGCTAGGTGTGCACACCCGGGTGTATCAGCAGGTAGGCATGCAGACCCAGGTGGCATTAACACGGAGGTGGCTGCTAGCAGTGAATTCACTTATACCGTTTAGATGTCTAAAACCAGGCTCTAGAGAATAGtcagtttaaaaaaatcaaacaagaaaaCAGGGAGGTGCTTTCCTATCTATCCCCAAAAACACATCCAAAAGGAGGGTAGTTTTGCTTAAAACCATGTGGGTTTTGCTCAGAAATGTGGTCAAACAAGCAGATTTCCAAGTGATCCATTACTATGTaagcaattttgttttttttcaaataaaatagatTCAACATATTTTTTAAGTGATACAAGTGTCAAAGTCAAAACAAAATGTAGTTTTTAGTAAAATTGTTCTGAATAACTTACCCAAGTCAATTGGCTAGTTGATAATTGAATGGTCAGATCCATATTTAGGAAAGCTTTTCACCTGTGCCTATCATTGTGGTGACAGAAGGCGGGGAGGAAACCAGCAAGCTCTTGAAGCACTTGTGGCTAGCCAAGGTGCAAAACTCCACCGAGTGGGAAGCATGTTAAGAATTAAAAACCGTAACTGTACCTACTTCCATATTCTGTTGATATAAGTTAATATCTATTAGTCACTGTgtacttactctgtgccaggcatt
This Loxodonta africana isolate mLoxAfr1 chromosome 8, mLoxAfr1.hap2, whole genome shotgun sequence DNA region includes the following protein-coding sequences:
- the LOC100661204 gene encoding olfactory receptor-like protein OLF3, producing MGRENKNQTWMSEFFLLGLSSDWGTQVSLFVLFLAMYLVTILGNVLILLLIRLDSRLHTPMYFFLSVLSFVDLCYSNSIAPQLLAHLLSAHKSIPFHRCVFQLYTSLAFGGSEFFLLGAMAYDRYMAVCHPLHYTVIMHGWLCLGLATGCLAAGFMNSLMEAIITFRLPLCHNIINHFACETLAVLRLSCVDISFNKVMVAVSGFLVIMLPCFLVLFSYARIVAAIVRIRSAPGRSKVFGTCTSHLTVVSMCFGATIFTYLGPRSASSVEGEKMVALFYAVVTPMLNPLIYSLRNKEVMAALRKVLEKLRDKG